The following coding sequences are from one Salvia hispanica cultivar TCC Black 2014 chromosome 3, UniMelb_Shisp_WGS_1.0, whole genome shotgun sequence window:
- the LOC125215015 gene encoding DNA-(apurinic or apyrimidinic site) endonuclease 2 isoform X3, which translates to MNRMKIVTYNVNGLRPRISQFGSLRKLLDSFDADIICFQETKLSRQEFRADLVQAEGYESFFSCTRTTEKGRTGYSGVATFCRVNSVFSSNEVSLPVSAEEGFTGVLKDFSVSGYKKVEYSPLIEGLEDFSADELLKIDGEGRCIITDHEHFVLFNIYGPRAVADDTERIQFKHNFFNILQKRWESLLHQGRRIFVVGDLNISPFAIDCCDAGPDFEKNKFKSWFRSLLVDNGGAFFDVFREKHPQRREAYTCWPTNSGAEEFNFGTRIDHILGAGPCLHKEETQGHSLVACHVKECDILDQFKRWKPGSTPRHKEQKTRNGKMEGSDHAPVYVSLVDIPNAQQHSTPSLSTRYCPQVYGCQQTLVSMFARRQSAEDSNLSGGSNFISDDGCEHNEVKELQEKATKQCGLVQDDMSQAAEKKNNNALVEWQRIQQLMQTSIPLCKGHKEPCVSRVVKKPGPTLGQRFYACARAEGPASNPEANCGFFKWATAKSKKKR; encoded by the exons ATGAACAGAATGAAGATAGTGACCTACAACGTGAACGGCCTGAGACCTCGAATCTCACAGTTCGGCTCTCTTCGCAAATTGCTCGATTCCTTTGATGCCGACATCATCTGCTTTCAG GAAACGAAGTTGTCGAGGCAAGAGTTTAGAGCTGATTTGGTGCAGGCTGAGGGTTACGAGTCCTTTTTCTCTTGCACTCGCACTACTGAGAAAGGCCGAACTGGATATTCtg GTGTGGCGACATTTTGCCGTGTCAACTCTGTGTTTTCGAGTAATGAGGTATCTTTGCCAGTTTCTGCCGAGGAGGGCTTTACTGGTGTTCTTAAGGATTTCTCAGTTTCGGGGTacaaaaaagttgaatattcACCACTAATCGAAGGGCTAGAAGATTTTTCTGCTGACGAGCTTCTGAAAATTGATGGTGAAGGACGTTGTATAATAACTGACCATGAACATTTTG ttcttttcaatatatatggACCTAGAGCTGTAGCTGATGATACAGAAAGAATCCAATTCAAgcataactttttcaacataCTGCAG AAAAGGTGGGAATCTCTTCTACATCAGGGACGGAGAATATTTGTTGTTGGGGACCTCAATATTTCCCCCTTTGCAATAGATTGTTGTGATGCTGGGCCCGATTTCGAGAAAAATAA GTTTAAATCTTGGTTTAGATCTTTGTTGGTGGATAATGGAGGTGCATTTTTTGATGTTTTCCGGGAAAAACATCCTCAGAG AAGAGAAGCCTACACCTGCTGGCCGACAAATAGTGGGGCAGAGGAGTTCAACTTTGGGACACGTATTGATCACATTCTTGGTGCTGGGCCATGCTTACATAAGGAAGAAACTCAAGGACATAGCCTCGTAGCTTGCCATGTTAAAGAGTGCGACATATTAGATCAGTTCAAACGTTGGAAACCTGGTAGTACACCCAG GCATAAAGAACAAAAGAcaagaaatggtaaaatggaGGGCTCGGATCATGCTCCTGTCTATGTGAGCTTGGTAGATATCCCCAATGCTCAACAACACAGTACTCCGTCACTGTCTACTAGATATTGTCCCCAGGTCTATGGATGTCAGCAGACACTAG TGTCGATGTTTGCAAGAAGGCAATCCGCAGAAGATAGTAACTTATCTGGAGGatccaattttatttcagATGATG GTTGTGAACATAATGAAGTGAAGGAATTGCAGGAAAAAGCCACAAAACAATGTGGATTAGTGCAAGATGATATGTCCCAAGCTGCTGAAAAGAAGAATAATAATGCTCTAGTTGAATGGCAAAGGATTCAACAACTTATGCAAACTAGCATACCTCTTTGCAAGGGCCACAAGGAACCTTGTGTCTCCCGTGTGGTGAAGAAACCAGGGCCTACTTTAGGGCAACGATTTTATGCCTGCGCACGTGCAGAG ggaCCTGCATCTAATCCAGAAGCAAACTGTGGATTCTTTAAATGGGCTACTGCAAAGTCTAAgaagaaaagatga
- the LOC125215015 gene encoding DNA-(apurinic or apyrimidinic site) endonuclease 2 isoform X5 — translation MFSSSVLFNIYGPRAVADDTERIQFKHNFFNILQKRWESLLHQGRRIFVVGDLNISPFAIDCCDAGPDFEKNKFKSWFRSLLVDNGGAFFDVFREKHPQRREAYTCWPTNSGAEEFNFGTRIDHILGAGPCLHKEETQGHSLVACHVKECDILDQFKRWKPGSTPRHKEQKTRNGKMEGSDHAPVYVSLVDIPNAQQHSTPSLSTRYCPQVYGCQQTLVSMFARRQSAEDSNLSGGSNFISDDGNVVEKCSQLNKRTLHSCSSASSDFIHQGILCTSDYSNNDSFNEPSSGAQTFSASGHTKSSVICKKKARKSQSSQLSLKSFFKKTVGGCSESTSFCSNKELTQEDFSIGEPSETFLEGCEHNEVKELQEKATKQCGLVQDDMSQAAEKKNNNALVEWQRIQQLMQTSIPLCKGHKEPCVSRVVKKPGPTLGQRFYACARAEGPASNPEANCGFFKWATAKSKKKR, via the exons atgttttcttcttcagttcttttcaatatatatggACCTAGAGCTGTAGCTGATGATACAGAAAGAATCCAATTCAAgcataactttttcaacataCTGCAG AAAAGGTGGGAATCTCTTCTACATCAGGGACGGAGAATATTTGTTGTTGGGGACCTCAATATTTCCCCCTTTGCAATAGATTGTTGTGATGCTGGGCCCGATTTCGAGAAAAATAA GTTTAAATCTTGGTTTAGATCTTTGTTGGTGGATAATGGAGGTGCATTTTTTGATGTTTTCCGGGAAAAACATCCTCAGAG AAGAGAAGCCTACACCTGCTGGCCGACAAATAGTGGGGCAGAGGAGTTCAACTTTGGGACACGTATTGATCACATTCTTGGTGCTGGGCCATGCTTACATAAGGAAGAAACTCAAGGACATAGCCTCGTAGCTTGCCATGTTAAAGAGTGCGACATATTAGATCAGTTCAAACGTTGGAAACCTGGTAGTACACCCAG GCATAAAGAACAAAAGAcaagaaatggtaaaatggaGGGCTCGGATCATGCTCCTGTCTATGTGAGCTTGGTAGATATCCCCAATGCTCAACAACACAGTACTCCGTCACTGTCTACTAGATATTGTCCCCAGGTCTATGGATGTCAGCAGACACTAG TGTCGATGTTTGCAAGAAGGCAATCCGCAGAAGATAGTAACTTATCTGGAGGatccaattttatttcagATGATGGTAATGTCGTCGAAAAATGCAGTCAACTCAATAAAAGAACTCTGCATTCATGTAGCTCAGCTTCATCAGACTTCATCCATCAAGGCATACTTTGCACATCAGATTACAGTAATAATGACTCATTTAATGAACCATCTTCTGGTGCTCAAACCTTCTCAGCATCTGGTCATACTAAATCCTCAGTGATTTGCAAGAAAAAAGCAAGGAAGAGTCAATCATCTCAACTTTcactaaaatcatttttcaagaaaacaGTAGGTGGCTGTAGTGAGTCAACCAGCTTTTGTTCTAATAAGGAGCTTACTCAAGAAGATTTCTCCATTGGTGAACCGAGTGAAACTTTTCTTGAAGGTTGTGAACATAATGAAGTGAAGGAATTGCAGGAAAAAGCCACAAAACAATGTGGATTAGTGCAAGATGATATGTCCCAAGCTGCTGAAAAGAAGAATAATAATGCTCTAGTTGAATGGCAAAGGATTCAACAACTTATGCAAACTAGCATACCTCTTTGCAAGGGCCACAAGGAACCTTGTGTCTCCCGTGTGGTGAAGAAACCAGGGCCTACTTTAGGGCAACGATTTTATGCCTGCGCACGTGCAGAG ggaCCTGCATCTAATCCAGAAGCAAACTGTGGATTCTTTAAATGGGCTACTGCAAAGTCTAAgaagaaaagatga
- the LOC125215015 gene encoding DNA-(apurinic or apyrimidinic site) endonuclease 2 isoform X4, with the protein MNRMKIVTYNVNGLRPRISQFGSLRKLLDSFDADIICFQETKLSRQEFRADLVQAEGYESFFSCTRTTEKGRTGYSGVATFCRVNSVFSSNEVSLPVSAEEGFTGVLKDFSVSGYKKVEYSPLIEGLEDFSADELLKIDGEGRCIITDHEHFVLFNIYGPRAVADDTERIQFKHNFFNILQKRWESLLHQGRRIFVVGDLNISPFAIDCCDAGPDFEKNKFKSWFRSLLVDNGGAFFDVFREKHPQRREAYTCWPTNSGAEEFNFGTRIDHILGAGPCLHKEETQGHSLVACHVKECDILDQFKRWKPGSTPRHKEQKTRNGKMEGSDHAPVYVSLVDIPNAQQHSTPSLSTRYCPQVYGCQQTLVSMFARRQSAEDSNLSGGSNFISDDGNVVEKCSQLNKRTLHSCSSASSDFIHQGILCTSDYSNNDSFNEPSSGAQTFSASGHTKSSVICKKKARKSQSSQLSLKSFFKKTVVNIMK; encoded by the exons ATGAACAGAATGAAGATAGTGACCTACAACGTGAACGGCCTGAGACCTCGAATCTCACAGTTCGGCTCTCTTCGCAAATTGCTCGATTCCTTTGATGCCGACATCATCTGCTTTCAG GAAACGAAGTTGTCGAGGCAAGAGTTTAGAGCTGATTTGGTGCAGGCTGAGGGTTACGAGTCCTTTTTCTCTTGCACTCGCACTACTGAGAAAGGCCGAACTGGATATTCtg GTGTGGCGACATTTTGCCGTGTCAACTCTGTGTTTTCGAGTAATGAGGTATCTTTGCCAGTTTCTGCCGAGGAGGGCTTTACTGGTGTTCTTAAGGATTTCTCAGTTTCGGGGTacaaaaaagttgaatattcACCACTAATCGAAGGGCTAGAAGATTTTTCTGCTGACGAGCTTCTGAAAATTGATGGTGAAGGACGTTGTATAATAACTGACCATGAACATTTTG ttcttttcaatatatatggACCTAGAGCTGTAGCTGATGATACAGAAAGAATCCAATTCAAgcataactttttcaacataCTGCAG AAAAGGTGGGAATCTCTTCTACATCAGGGACGGAGAATATTTGTTGTTGGGGACCTCAATATTTCCCCCTTTGCAATAGATTGTTGTGATGCTGGGCCCGATTTCGAGAAAAATAA GTTTAAATCTTGGTTTAGATCTTTGTTGGTGGATAATGGAGGTGCATTTTTTGATGTTTTCCGGGAAAAACATCCTCAGAG AAGAGAAGCCTACACCTGCTGGCCGACAAATAGTGGGGCAGAGGAGTTCAACTTTGGGACACGTATTGATCACATTCTTGGTGCTGGGCCATGCTTACATAAGGAAGAAACTCAAGGACATAGCCTCGTAGCTTGCCATGTTAAAGAGTGCGACATATTAGATCAGTTCAAACGTTGGAAACCTGGTAGTACACCCAG GCATAAAGAACAAAAGAcaagaaatggtaaaatggaGGGCTCGGATCATGCTCCTGTCTATGTGAGCTTGGTAGATATCCCCAATGCTCAACAACACAGTACTCCGTCACTGTCTACTAGATATTGTCCCCAGGTCTATGGATGTCAGCAGACACTAG TGTCGATGTTTGCAAGAAGGCAATCCGCAGAAGATAGTAACTTATCTGGAGGatccaattttatttcagATGATGGTAATGTCGTCGAAAAATGCAGTCAACTCAATAAAAGAACTCTGCATTCATGTAGCTCAGCTTCATCAGACTTCATCCATCAAGGCATACTTTGCACATCAGATTACAGTAATAATGACTCATTTAATGAACCATCTTCTGGTGCTCAAACCTTCTCAGCATCTGGTCATACTAAATCCTCAGTGATTTGCAAGAAAAAAGCAAGGAAGAGTCAATCATCTCAACTTTcactaaaatcatttttcaagaaaaca GTTGTGAACATAATGAAGTGA
- the LOC125214821 gene encoding uncharacterized protein LOC125214821 — protein sequence MGDLVKQTLATPIQLTDQVTKAADEAATFKQECAELKSKTEKLAALLRQAARASNDLYERPTRRILDETVQVLDKALSLVSKCRGNGLVKRVFTIIPAAAFRKMSSQLENSIGDVSWLLRVSASADDRADEYLGLPPIAANEPILGLIWEQIATLYTGSVDDRADAAASLVSLARDNDRYGKLIIEEGGVGPLLKLIKEGKQEGQENAARAIGLLGRDPESVEHMTHAGVCSVFAKILKEGPMKVQAVAAWAVAELAAHYPKCQDLFAQHNIIRLLVSHLAFETVQEHSKYTVVSKATSIHAAAVVLASNGGAAADHHHHLDDDKTQMPRSNQMYNVVTTTMSAVKPNSGGGGGGGGGGKVNSLHNNHLHHPSISLSGASTRAREAEDPATKAQMKAMAARALWHLAKGNSAICRSITESRALLCFAVLLEKGPAEVQYNSAMALMEITAVAEGDAELRRSAFKPNSPACKAAVDQLFRILEKGDSELLIPCIKAIGNLARTFKATETRMISPLVRLLDEREVEVSREACVALTKFACAENYLHLDHAKAIIEAGGAKHLVQLVYFEQVVQSSALVLLCNIAMHVPDSEELARAEVLTVLEWASKQAALCQLEEVERLLPEAKGKLELYQSRGSRGFH from the coding sequence ATGGGGGATTTAGTAAAGCAGACGCTTGCGACGCCGATCCAGCTCACCGACCAGGTCACCAAGGCCGCCGACGAGGCCGCCACGTTCAAGCAGGAGTGCGCCGAGCTCAAATCCAAGACCGAGAAGCTCGCCGCCCTCCTCCGGCAGGCCGCGCGCGCGAGCAACGACCTCTACGAGCGGCCCACGCGCCGCATCCTCGACGAGACCGTCCAGGTCCTCGACAAAGCCCTCTCCCTCGTCTCCAAATGCCGCGGCAACGGCCTCGTCAAGCGCGTCTTCACCATCATCCCCGCCGCCGCCTTCCGCAAAATGTCCTCGCAGCTCGAAAACTCAATCGGCGACGTCTCCTGGCTCCTCCGCGTGTCCGCCTCCGCCGACGACCGCGCCGACGAGTACCTCGGCCTCCCCCCCATCGCCGCCAACGAGCCCATCCTCGGCCTCATCTGGGAGCAGATCGCCACGCTCTACACCGGCTCCGTCGACGACCGCGCCGACGCCGCCGCCTCCCTCGTCTCCCTCGCCCGCGACAACGACCGCTACGGCAAGCTCATAATCGAGGAAGGCGGCGTCGGCCCTCTCCTCAAATTGATCAAGGAGGGGAAGCAAGAGGGCCAGGAAAACGCCGCCCGCGCGATCGGCCTCCTCGGGCGCGACCCCGAGAGCGTCGAGCACATGACCCACGCGGGCGTCTGCTCTGTCTTCGCCAAGATCCTCAAAGAGGGGCCCATGAAGGTCCAGGCCGTCGCCGCCTGGGCCGTCGCCGAGCTCGCCGCCCATTACCCCAAATGCCAAGATCTCTTCGCTCAGCATAACATTATCCGACTCTTAGTCAGCCATCTCGCTTTCGAAACCGTTCAGGAACACAGCAAGTACACCGTCGTCAGCAAAGCCACCTCGATCCACGCCGCCGCCGTCGTTTTAGCCAGCAATGGTGGTGCGGCAGCCGATCATCATCACCATTTAGATGATGATAAAACCCAGATGCCACGGTCTAATCAGATGTACAATGTTGTCACCACCACCATGTCCGCTGTCAAACCCAATTCGGgcggtggaggtggtggtggaggaggagggaaGGTGAATTCCCTCCACAACAACCACCTCCACCACCCGAGCATATCGCTCTCGGGCGCGAGCACTCGCGCCCGAGAGGCGGAGGACCCGGCCACCAAGGCGCAGATGAAGGCGATGGCAGCACGGGCGCTCTGGCATCTGGCGAAGGGAAACTCCGCCATATGCCGAAGCATCACAGAATCGCGAGCATTACTGTGCTTTGCGGTTCTGCTAGAGAAGGGCCCGGCCGAGGTGCAGTACAACTCGGCCATGGCCTTGATGGAGATCACCGCGGTGGCGGAGGGCGACGCGGAACTAAGGAGGTCGGCATTCAAGCCGAACTCCCCCGCCTGCAAGGCCGCGGTGGATCAGCTCTTCCGGATCCTCGAGAAGGGGGATTCGGAGCTGCTGATCCCCTGTATCAAGGCCATAGGAAACTTAGCTAGGACTTTTAAGGCCACCGAGACGCGGATGATTAGCCCGTTAGTTAGACTGCTCGACGAGAGGGAGGTCGAGGTGTCTCGGGAGGCGTGTGTCGCGCTCACCAAGTTCGCCTGTGCGGAAAATTACCTCCACCTCGACCACGCGAAGGCCATCATCGAGGCTGGGGGTGCCAAGCACCTCGTGCAGCTCGTGTACTTCGAGCAGGTCGTGCAGAGCTCCGCGCTCGTGCTGCTGTGCAACATTGCGATGCACGTGCCTGACAGCGAGGAGCTGGCACGGGCGGAGGTGCTGACTGTGCTCGAGTGGGCGTCCAAGCAGGCCGCGCTGTGCCAGCTCGAGGAGGTCGAGAGGCTGCTGCCGGAGGCTAAGGGGAAGCTTGAGCTGTATCAGTCGAGAGGGTCGAGGGGGTTCCATTGA
- the LOC125215015 gene encoding DNA-(apurinic or apyrimidinic site) endonuclease 2 isoform X1, giving the protein MNRMKIVTYNVNGLRPRISQFGSLRKLLDSFDADIICFQETKLSRQEFRADLVQAEGYESFFSCTRTTEKGRTGYSGVATFCRVNSVFSSNEVSLPVSAEEGFTGVLKDFSVSGYKKVEYSPLIEGLEDFSADELLKIDGEGRCIITDHEHFVLFNIYGPRAVADDTERIQFKHNFFNILQKRWESLLHQGRRIFVVGDLNISPFAIDCCDAGPDFEKNKFKSWFRSLLVDNGGAFFDVFREKHPQRREAYTCWPTNSGAEEFNFGTRIDHILGAGPCLHKEETQGHSLVACHVKECDILDQFKRWKPGSTPRHKEQKTRNGKMEGSDHAPVYVSLVDIPNAQQHSTPSLSTRYCPQVYGCQQTLVSMFARRQSAEDSNLSGGSNFISDDGNVVEKCSQLNKRTLHSCSSASSDFIHQGILCTSDYSNNDSFNEPSSGAQTFSASGHTKSSVICKKKARKSQSSQLSLKSFFKKTVGGCSESTSFCSNKELTQEDFSIGEPSETFLEGCEHNEVKELQEKATKQCGLVQDDMSQAAEKKNNNALVEWQRIQQLMQTSIPLCKGHKEPCVSRVVKKPGPTLGQRFYACARAEGPASNPEANCGFFKWATAKSKKKR; this is encoded by the exons ATGAACAGAATGAAGATAGTGACCTACAACGTGAACGGCCTGAGACCTCGAATCTCACAGTTCGGCTCTCTTCGCAAATTGCTCGATTCCTTTGATGCCGACATCATCTGCTTTCAG GAAACGAAGTTGTCGAGGCAAGAGTTTAGAGCTGATTTGGTGCAGGCTGAGGGTTACGAGTCCTTTTTCTCTTGCACTCGCACTACTGAGAAAGGCCGAACTGGATATTCtg GTGTGGCGACATTTTGCCGTGTCAACTCTGTGTTTTCGAGTAATGAGGTATCTTTGCCAGTTTCTGCCGAGGAGGGCTTTACTGGTGTTCTTAAGGATTTCTCAGTTTCGGGGTacaaaaaagttgaatattcACCACTAATCGAAGGGCTAGAAGATTTTTCTGCTGACGAGCTTCTGAAAATTGATGGTGAAGGACGTTGTATAATAACTGACCATGAACATTTTG ttcttttcaatatatatggACCTAGAGCTGTAGCTGATGATACAGAAAGAATCCAATTCAAgcataactttttcaacataCTGCAG AAAAGGTGGGAATCTCTTCTACATCAGGGACGGAGAATATTTGTTGTTGGGGACCTCAATATTTCCCCCTTTGCAATAGATTGTTGTGATGCTGGGCCCGATTTCGAGAAAAATAA GTTTAAATCTTGGTTTAGATCTTTGTTGGTGGATAATGGAGGTGCATTTTTTGATGTTTTCCGGGAAAAACATCCTCAGAG AAGAGAAGCCTACACCTGCTGGCCGACAAATAGTGGGGCAGAGGAGTTCAACTTTGGGACACGTATTGATCACATTCTTGGTGCTGGGCCATGCTTACATAAGGAAGAAACTCAAGGACATAGCCTCGTAGCTTGCCATGTTAAAGAGTGCGACATATTAGATCAGTTCAAACGTTGGAAACCTGGTAGTACACCCAG GCATAAAGAACAAAAGAcaagaaatggtaaaatggaGGGCTCGGATCATGCTCCTGTCTATGTGAGCTTGGTAGATATCCCCAATGCTCAACAACACAGTACTCCGTCACTGTCTACTAGATATTGTCCCCAGGTCTATGGATGTCAGCAGACACTAG TGTCGATGTTTGCAAGAAGGCAATCCGCAGAAGATAGTAACTTATCTGGAGGatccaattttatttcagATGATGGTAATGTCGTCGAAAAATGCAGTCAACTCAATAAAAGAACTCTGCATTCATGTAGCTCAGCTTCATCAGACTTCATCCATCAAGGCATACTTTGCACATCAGATTACAGTAATAATGACTCATTTAATGAACCATCTTCTGGTGCTCAAACCTTCTCAGCATCTGGTCATACTAAATCCTCAGTGATTTGCAAGAAAAAAGCAAGGAAGAGTCAATCATCTCAACTTTcactaaaatcatttttcaagaaaacaGTAGGTGGCTGTAGTGAGTCAACCAGCTTTTGTTCTAATAAGGAGCTTACTCAAGAAGATTTCTCCATTGGTGAACCGAGTGAAACTTTTCTTGAAGGTTGTGAACATAATGAAGTGAAGGAATTGCAGGAAAAAGCCACAAAACAATGTGGATTAGTGCAAGATGATATGTCCCAAGCTGCTGAAAAGAAGAATAATAATGCTCTAGTTGAATGGCAAAGGATTCAACAACTTATGCAAACTAGCATACCTCTTTGCAAGGGCCACAAGGAACCTTGTGTCTCCCGTGTGGTGAAGAAACCAGGGCCTACTTTAGGGCAACGATTTTATGCCTGCGCACGTGCAGAG ggaCCTGCATCTAATCCAGAAGCAAACTGTGGATTCTTTAAATGGGCTACTGCAAAGTCTAAgaagaaaagatga
- the LOC125215015 gene encoding DNA-(apurinic or apyrimidinic site) endonuclease 2 isoform X2 — MNRMKIVTYNVNGLRPRISQFGSLRKLLDSFDADIICFQETKLSRQEFRADLVQAEGYESFFSCTRTTEKGRTGYSGVATFCRVNSVFSSNEVSLPVSAEEGFTGVLKDFSVSGYKKVEYSPLIEGLEDFSADELLKIDGEGRCIITDHEHFVLFNIYGPRAVADDTERIQFKHNFFNILQKRWESLLHQGRRIFVVGDLNISPFAIDCCDAGPDFEKNKFKSWFRSLLVDNGGAFFDVFREKHPQRREAYTCWPTNSGAEEFNFGTRIDHILGAGPCLHKEETQGHSLVACHVKECDILDQFKRWKPGSTPRHKEQKTRNGKMEGSDHAPVYVSLVDIPNAQQHSTPSLSTRYCPQVYGCQQTLVSMFARRQSAEDSNLSGGSNFISDDASGHTKSSVICKKKARKSQSSQLSLKSFFKKTVGGCSESTSFCSNKELTQEDFSIGEPSETFLEGCEHNEVKELQEKATKQCGLVQDDMSQAAEKKNNNALVEWQRIQQLMQTSIPLCKGHKEPCVSRVVKKPGPTLGQRFYACARAEGPASNPEANCGFFKWATAKSKKKR, encoded by the exons ATGAACAGAATGAAGATAGTGACCTACAACGTGAACGGCCTGAGACCTCGAATCTCACAGTTCGGCTCTCTTCGCAAATTGCTCGATTCCTTTGATGCCGACATCATCTGCTTTCAG GAAACGAAGTTGTCGAGGCAAGAGTTTAGAGCTGATTTGGTGCAGGCTGAGGGTTACGAGTCCTTTTTCTCTTGCACTCGCACTACTGAGAAAGGCCGAACTGGATATTCtg GTGTGGCGACATTTTGCCGTGTCAACTCTGTGTTTTCGAGTAATGAGGTATCTTTGCCAGTTTCTGCCGAGGAGGGCTTTACTGGTGTTCTTAAGGATTTCTCAGTTTCGGGGTacaaaaaagttgaatattcACCACTAATCGAAGGGCTAGAAGATTTTTCTGCTGACGAGCTTCTGAAAATTGATGGTGAAGGACGTTGTATAATAACTGACCATGAACATTTTG ttcttttcaatatatatggACCTAGAGCTGTAGCTGATGATACAGAAAGAATCCAATTCAAgcataactttttcaacataCTGCAG AAAAGGTGGGAATCTCTTCTACATCAGGGACGGAGAATATTTGTTGTTGGGGACCTCAATATTTCCCCCTTTGCAATAGATTGTTGTGATGCTGGGCCCGATTTCGAGAAAAATAA GTTTAAATCTTGGTTTAGATCTTTGTTGGTGGATAATGGAGGTGCATTTTTTGATGTTTTCCGGGAAAAACATCCTCAGAG AAGAGAAGCCTACACCTGCTGGCCGACAAATAGTGGGGCAGAGGAGTTCAACTTTGGGACACGTATTGATCACATTCTTGGTGCTGGGCCATGCTTACATAAGGAAGAAACTCAAGGACATAGCCTCGTAGCTTGCCATGTTAAAGAGTGCGACATATTAGATCAGTTCAAACGTTGGAAACCTGGTAGTACACCCAG GCATAAAGAACAAAAGAcaagaaatggtaaaatggaGGGCTCGGATCATGCTCCTGTCTATGTGAGCTTGGTAGATATCCCCAATGCTCAACAACACAGTACTCCGTCACTGTCTACTAGATATTGTCCCCAGGTCTATGGATGTCAGCAGACACTAG TGTCGATGTTTGCAAGAAGGCAATCCGCAGAAGATAGTAACTTATCTGGAGGatccaattttatttcagATGATG CATCTGGTCATACTAAATCCTCAGTGATTTGCAAGAAAAAAGCAAGGAAGAGTCAATCATCTCAACTTTcactaaaatcatttttcaagaaaacaGTAGGTGGCTGTAGTGAGTCAACCAGCTTTTGTTCTAATAAGGAGCTTACTCAAGAAGATTTCTCCATTGGTGAACCGAGTGAAACTTTTCTTGAAGGTTGTGAACATAATGAAGTGAAGGAATTGCAGGAAAAAGCCACAAAACAATGTGGATTAGTGCAAGATGATATGTCCCAAGCTGCTGAAAAGAAGAATAATAATGCTCTAGTTGAATGGCAAAGGATTCAACAACTTATGCAAACTAGCATACCTCTTTGCAAGGGCCACAAGGAACCTTGTGTCTCCCGTGTGGTGAAGAAACCAGGGCCTACTTTAGGGCAACGATTTTATGCCTGCGCACGTGCAGAG ggaCCTGCATCTAATCCAGAAGCAAACTGTGGATTCTTTAAATGGGCTACTGCAAAGTCTAAgaagaaaagatga